The following proteins are co-located in the Apium graveolens cultivar Ventura chromosome 5, ASM990537v1, whole genome shotgun sequence genome:
- the LOC141724021 gene encoding uncharacterized protein LOC141724021, producing the protein MAAAEARAAWQRTANRCFVQEDAKRAPKLACCPSSGGTTKQVDSGPASATDGQDYHVPGFVPHTNHPSYVNVPSETKWWLQLQPNYGYQRGLLNDQVKTLEAEMDICGAGFASLNVKTSRVHLNKVGTVVTRDLNSDATCGTEGRVCASFVRKEHSVNKQELKAEYAKSVQEPIKMKDGKDYYEFVEMDHVDRASLNTSDEWCLDSGSPLIVSGKKDPWWKTADSDELASFVAQRSFDLVENCDLPQPQTNHIKRDPNARIGFPNLDGSINSSVDRKPQVADRSSYRSGGSPLESACGSNWSVNGNSNSGIDSPLSYKTTRLGKPETDISDKDACKAQLLEALRHSQTRAREAEMAAKQAYAEKEHIVKLFFRQASEFFAYKQWFQLLQLENLYYQIKNNKNHPMSDIFPSVLPWMPIKNRKMRKKAVKAKHSKQGRRRCNVPNYTLMFALGLSLVGAGLFLGWTIGWMFPALLV; encoded by the exons ATGGCTGCAGCAGAAGCAAGAGCTGCTTGGCAAAGAACTGCTAATCGTTGCTTTGTACAAGAAGACGCAAAAAGAGCTCCAAAGCTAGCTTGCTGTCCATCTTCAGGAGGAACAACTAAGCAGGTCGATTCTGGACCTGCAAGTGCCACAGATGGGCAAGACTATCACGTTCCAGGTTTTGTTCCGCATACCAACCACCCTTCATATGTGAATGTACCTTCTGAAACTAAATGGTGGCTCCAGCTGCAACCCAACTATGGGTACCAGAGGGGATTGTTAAATGATCAAGTTAAAACCCTTGAGGCAGAGATGGATATCTGTGGAGCTGGTTTTGCGAGCTTGAATGTTAAAACAAGTCGAGTCCACCTAAACAAAGTTGGTACTGTAGTTACTAGAGATTTGAACTCAGATGCCACCTGCGGCACTGAAGGTAGAGTTTGTGCAAGTTTTGTAAGGAAAGAACACAGTGTTAACAAGCAAGAGCTGAAGGCAGAGTATGCAAAGAGTGTTCAAGAACCTATAAAGATGAAGGATGGTAAAGATTACTACGAATTTGTAGAAATGGATCATGTTGATAGAGCTAGTTTAAATACATCAGATGAGTGGTGTCTTGATTCAGGATCTCCATTGATCGTGAGTGGGAAAAAAGATCCTTGGTGGAAAACTGCGGATAGTGATGAATTAGCTTCTTTTGTTGCACAGAGATCATTTGATCTTGTCGAGAATTGCGATCTTCCACAGCCTCAGACGAATCACATTAAAAGGGACCCGAATGCTCGGATTGGGTTTCCCAATCTTGACGGGAGTATTAACTCTTCTGTTGATAGGAAGCCTCAAGTTGCTGATCGAAGTAGTTACAGAAGTGGCGGCAGCCCTCTAGAAAGTGCATGTGGGAGTAATTGGTCAGTCAATGGGAACTCAAATTCTGGTATAGATAGTCCACTCAG CTATAAGACAACCAGATTAGGTAAACCTGAAACAGACATTTCTGACAAAGATGCCTGCAAGGCTCAGTTGTTGGAAGCACTTAGGCATTCTCAAACCCGTGCCAGGGAAGCCGAGATGGCAGCAAAGCAGGCATATGCTGAAAAAGAACATATTGTCAAGCTTTTCTTCAGACAGGCATCTGAGTTTTTTGCTTATAAACAGTGGTTCCAGCTTCTGCAGTTGGAAAACTTGTACTATCAGATAAAGAACAACAAAAACCATCCAATGTCTGATATTTTCCCATCGGTGTTGCCATGGATGCCTATCAAAAACAGGAAGATGCGAAAGAAGGCAGTGAAGGCTAAGCATTCCAAGCAAGGGCGTCGGAGATGTAACGTTCCCAACTACACGCTAATGTTTGCTTTGGGGTTAAGTCTTGTAGGTGCTGGATTGTTTTTGGGTTGGACCATTGGTTGGATGTTTCCAGCCTTGTTAGTGTAG